From the Glycine max cultivar Williams 82 chromosome 11, Glycine_max_v4.0, whole genome shotgun sequence genome, the window tgtaatttttttgttccTTCTACCATTACCATCTAATCAAAATACACAAGAcaataatcttttatttataatcatttttgcATATGTTCTGCTCATAATTGAATAATACAAGTGTTATGTTAGTAAGATGAGAAGAGTACATTTTTGGCGTCTGGGAAACATAATTTCAGGTTCTGATTTATGTGCATCTTCCACAGACTGTTCTCAacagatataacagatttactGGCATGCATTACAAAGATGACCCAACAATCATGGCCTGGGAGCTTATGAATGAACCTAGGTGCACATCGGATCCTTCAGGGAGAACTATTCAGGTCAAATATCTTCACTTGTTTGTtacccttttctcttttttctttctcttttctcttttttcttttgactcTGGCCTCTAGCTTTTCCCCCTCATACATAGTGCCCCATTAAAATCTTGcactaaaaatactttattcATAAAAGAATACtacatttattaaatgaaatgaaacttTTTGGAAAATGATTAGGACAAATTAGCCTACAGTGGCGTCATAGTCAAGTAACGACGCAAATCACGGGCCTGGTTTCATTCTCAATCACGAGTTGGCTCGTTAACTTTTTTACATTTTGCTTCGTTATAGGCGTGGATCACGGAAATGGCTTCGTTTGTTAAGTCCATAGACAGGAACCACTTATTGGAGGCTGGACTAGAAGGGTTTTACGGACAATCAACACCACAAAGAAAGAGATTGAATCCCGGTTTCGACATAGGAACAGACTTCATCGGAAACAATCGAATACCGGCCATTGATTTTGCAACAGTCCACTGCTACCCCGACCAATGGTAGACCATTAACTAACTAAAACAATtcggttaattttttattttatctgccATTGAGACCTCTCCCTCTCCCAACAACTAGACTAGCCTTAAATTAACATTCTCAAATTCATGTGTTAATTAACGTATAATTTCAATTACAATTCGATCGTGTAATAAACAGGGTATCGAGCTCAAATATTCAGTATCAACTTTCATTCTTGAACAACTGGCTGAGTGCGCACTTCATAGACGCGCAATACCGTATAAAGAAACCAATACTAGTGGCGGAATTTGGGAAATCATTTAAGAGTTCGAGTTCGTACGAGAGGGATGAGGTGTTCAATTCAGTGTATTACAAAATATATGCTTCTGCTAAGAGAGGAGGGGCAGCGAGTGGAGCATTGTTCTGGCAGCTTCTGACGGAGGGTATGGAGTCTTTCCAAGATGGTTACGGAATAATTCTTGGGCAGAGTTCCTCTACGGCCAATCTCATTGCTCGCCAGTCCCGCAAGCTGTACCTGATTCGGAAGATCTTCGCGAGGGTCGCGAACATGCGGCGATGGCAAAGGGCCAGAGCTAGAGGTGGAAACGGAGGCAGATACATTGGCAACTGAGTGCATATTTGGTTTTGTAGATACAATCGATCAGGAAACTTGTTTTTgcgtttattttgttttttgtgccTAAATATTTTCAACTGCAAATGCATTAGAATTACTTACTTTACTCGCCTGTACACAGTTAAAGCTTGTTTGTGCTGGGGAGATAGACATCTTTTATATACCAGTTTATCTACCGAGTGTTGTTTGGAAGGCGATGGAGGATGGCCCACCGGAGCCAACAGAAGACCTTGGAGATGAATCATAATGTTTTCTTATAACTATTATGTTTTCGTTGTTTCagcttctctcttctttttgtttataCAGAGCTAAAGCAGCTCTAAGTTTTTCCATGTTGTCTACTCGTAGGCTACTCAACCTCACTTTAGTTTTTAACTTTGGAAACAATGTTATTTGTGTTAGTGTTACTACTTCATATTGGTAGAAaaagaaatgcaaaacaaagtgcGAATGTAAGTTTCAATCAAAATGTTATAAACTCAAGTTAAGTTTATACTGACATGATTaatgtttagatttttttttttttttttttgtcttgaatgtatgtttgataaaatgaaatttgtaaTAATATAGCCTAATCACAAATTTGAAGTTTATATGTGCCAGAAAGAATTGGGCCGAACAATAttgaagtttaaaataatatagtcTAATCACACATTTCACCTAAAGGAGTTGTTATTATAgatcttttttacttaattatattaactagttacttattttaaaaaattacataaaaatctGCCTATTATAATAGATTATGTGTTTGTAAAAATTATAGTTGTATTAACTCCTGTGAGCTGAGGCATTTGTTTGCAAATTCTCGGTAAGGGACTCAACAGTCAACACCATAGAGCATAGAGCATCCATATCACGTTCTCTTTTTCCCCCTGTAATGGGATCGCTTGGGTACAGACCGACATCATTCTAACAAATAATACAGAAGACTTATAGGGATGATTtgaatgataaaactgcatggCATTTTCATTTCACCGTCATTTCATGAAATACTTTAAGTAAAAGGGCACTTCACTATTATTTATAATTCCTTCAGACTCCAGAGCATGTCGTGGCACTGAACTTCCTAAAGAAACATCTAATATAATCTGATACCGGATTCAAATTCTCACTACTTCACGCAacattgaaacttgaaagaaacAAAATGAGATGTGTTATTATTGCAATGTTGTACACGTCTTGAAGTTCTAGTCGTCTTGAAGCCAATAACGAATcgcaaataaaacaaaacctaTGCAAAGTCCTGCAGACCCCAAAACGACAATGATTCTAACCCACAGAGAAGATACAAATGCATCCAGCATATAGCCGTTCCAAAGCCAGTAccataaaatagagaaaatggaTCCAATAGCAGCTCCAACAACCACTTGGCTCACTGTATGAAGCTGTTGCGACACCCTCAGGTACGACTGGAAACATAGAACAAGCATAAGCAACTGATGCTtacaaatatttgttattatgaCGATACTAAAATTCAGAAATTTCCATGCCATGCACAACACACAACAGCACAGGGAATTCTATAAACAGCTTCAGTTGGCTAGAGTTACCAAGTTTTTCATTATACCATAAAaggaaaatactttttaattccTCTCAATGATTTTCACTATGCTAGGATAATGTACAGTGTGTGACAAAATGCTGATTCATAAACGGCTTATATAGATAAATTTTACACTCAATACACGTTTACTGCTCTCAACAAACCAATGATAAAGGTATTCATGTCTGACCTAATCGCTCTTACTGTTGGTATGGTATCTAAGACACTGAATACACACTTAAACACCTATTCtggaaattttcaatttttttttgcttttaacaATCAATAATGATTACTATGAACAGACCTTTGTGTTTTTGCTGCATGAGATCAGAGTACTTTGAAAACTAAACATCAAATAAGTTGTCAAATGGCACAAGCCAGGCCTGACTGTTGTAAGTCTAGAAAAGTATTCAGTACTTATGAAATGATACGCATGCATCTAATGCAAGAGGTAAAGTAGATATGGCAATTGAGATACCAAAATATTATAcacttacaaaaaaatataactctAATGCAAGAGGTAACGTAAATAATGGATCATACGGAAAAGCCAAAATTTGAGGTAACAATAAACAAGGAATAAAAGCTATACCTACAACCTAAAAGGCTAAAACGGAAATATCATACACTTACAAAAAAAGAACCAAATGTCAGGACCGATGCACTGATGGCAATGGTGAATCCATTTAGCCCAAGCCATTCTACGCCTGTAACATtataagagaaacaaacaaaagttcaTAACGAAACCATATAATTCtatttgtgttaaaaaaaaaaagaaatctaaaAAATCAGCACCTCCCTCCAGAAGAAAGAAGACATTTctaattaaagaagaaaaaatattgctTGCATCTGAATCTTCCAGATGACTGCTATGGCAAtccctttttttattgttatcacTAAAGAGGAAACTAAGATAATGGAGTTTTTCATTTCACGAAGCAATACTAAAACAAAGAAGCAACGTTTAGCCCAGGAATTTCAAACCAGGCATTTCCAATGTTAACAATATAGAAGATTGAAGATATGCACTAGAGATACATATAGTAAATATACAAACACCAATACAATATCAATACCTTTAACCAGAACTTTTATCTCAATAACCTTTTAAGATTCCAGAACAAGGAGCATATACCAAAAACAGAAAGCACTTCATGCAGTGTTGTGTTCTATCACTTTATCAGTGCtaactttattttctcttaatagTTAACAATGGATACCGTAAAGAATACATAAGGATGTCCATGCAAGTATCATAGAACTAGATTTGTGAACCACTTGTCttagtaatttatttttggaaagaaaTAACTGGTAAGAGATATTACCTGACAAAATAACAAAGAAGACAGTAAAGAATATGGATTGTGCATGTGATGATGGCATCCCAG encodes:
- the LOC100784013 gene encoding mannan endo-1,4-beta-mannosidase 7 isoform X1 is translated as MKHFALVFLLAILVPQECFHVSVEARDDFVRTRGIHFMQNGYPYYANGFNAYWLMYTASDPSQRFKVSNAFREAASHGLTVARTWAFSDGGYRPLQYFPGFYNEQMFTGLDFVVSEARKYGIKLILSLVNNYENFGGKKQYVNWARSHGQYLTSDDDFFRSPVVKGYYMNHVRTVLNRYNRFTGMHYKDDPTIMAWELMNEPRCTSDPSGRTIQAWITEMASFVKSIDRNHLLEAGLEGFYGQSTPQRKRLNPGFDIGTDFIGNNRIPAIDFATVHCYPDQWVSSSNIQYQLSFLNNWLSAHFIDAQYRIKKPILVAEFGKSFKSSSSYERDEVFNSVYYKIYASAKRGGAASGALFWQLLTEGMESFQDGYGIILGQSSSTANLIARQSRKLYLIRKIFARVANMRRWQRARARGGNGGRYIGN
- the LOC100784013 gene encoding mannan endo-1,4-beta-mannosidase 7 isoform X2 yields the protein MKHFALVFLLAILVPQECFHVSVEARDDFVRTRGIHFMQNGYPYYANGFNAYWLMYTASDPSQRFKVSNAFREAASHGLTVARTWAFSDGGYRPLQYFPGFYNEQMFTGLDFVVSEARKYGIKLILSLVNNYENFGGKKQYVNWARSHGQYLTSDDDFFRSPVVKGYYMNHTVLNRYNRFTGMHYKDDPTIMAWELMNEPRCTSDPSGRTIQAWITEMASFVKSIDRNHLLEAGLEGFYGQSTPQRKRLNPGFDIGTDFIGNNRIPAIDFATVHCYPDQWVSSSNIQYQLSFLNNWLSAHFIDAQYRIKKPILVAEFGKSFKSSSSYERDEVFNSVYYKIYASAKRGGAASGALFWQLLTEGMESFQDGYGIILGQSSSTANLIARQSRKLYLIRKIFARVANMRRWQRARARGGNGGRYIGN
- the LOC100784013 gene encoding mannan endo-1,4-beta-mannosidase 7 isoform X3, which produces MPSEKQQATALLLLELGPSVMVAIDHYNISLASIMNKCSRKGLDFVVSEARKYGIKLILSLVNNYENFGGKKQYVNWARSHGQYLTSDDDFFRSPVVKGYYMNHVRTVLNRYNRFTGMHYKDDPTIMAWELMNEPRCTSDPSGRTIQAWITEMASFVKSIDRNHLLEAGLEGFYGQSTPQRKRLNPGFDIGTDFIGNNRIPAIDFATVHCYPDQWVSSSNIQYQLSFLNNWLSAHFIDAQYRIKKPILVAEFGKSFKSSSSYERDEVFNSVYYKIYASAKRGGAASGALFWQLLTEGMESFQDGYGIILGQSSSTANLIARQSRKLYLIRKIFARVANMRRWQRARARGGNGGRYIGN
- the LOC100784013 gene encoding mannan endo-1,4-beta-mannosidase 7 isoform X4; this translates as MPSEKQQATALLLLELGPSVMVAIDHYNISLASIMNKCSRKGLDFVVSEARKYGIKLILSLVNNYENFGGKKQYVNWARSHGQYLTSDDDFFRSPVVKGYYMNHTVLNRYNRFTGMHYKDDPTIMAWELMNEPRCTSDPSGRTIQAWITEMASFVKSIDRNHLLEAGLEGFYGQSTPQRKRLNPGFDIGTDFIGNNRIPAIDFATVHCYPDQWVSSSNIQYQLSFLNNWLSAHFIDAQYRIKKPILVAEFGKSFKSSSSYERDEVFNSVYYKIYASAKRGGAASGALFWQLLTEGMESFQDGYGIILGQSSSTANLIARQSRKLYLIRKIFARVANMRRWQRARARGGNGGRYIGN